The following are encoded in a window of Qipengyuania soli genomic DNA:
- a CDS encoding 3'(2'),5'-bisphosphate nucleotidase CysQ, which translates to MTDAELAAQLAEVAGRILIEVRASGMFHGKALGRAGDQTANEFLCHALREQRPEDGLLSEESKDTEERLSCSRVWIVDPVDGTREYGEERTDWAVHVALCVDGKPEVGAVALPGLDCVLRSDVSGKLPPAAEHPRMVVSRTRPAKEALAVAEAIGGQIVEMGSAGAKAMAVVRGEAEIYLHTGGQYEWDSAAPVAVALAHGLHASRVDGSPLVYNQADTYMPDLLICRPEWAERVLAEVAKLDA; encoded by the coding sequence ATGACCGACGCCGAACTCGCTGCGCAACTGGCAGAGGTGGCAGGCCGCATCCTCATCGAGGTGCGTGCCAGCGGGATGTTCCACGGCAAGGCGCTGGGCCGGGCAGGCGACCAGACGGCCAACGAGTTCCTCTGCCATGCCCTGCGCGAACAGCGCCCCGAGGACGGTCTGCTCTCGGAAGAGAGCAAGGACACCGAGGAGCGCCTGTCGTGCAGTCGCGTGTGGATTGTCGATCCGGTCGACGGCACGAGGGAGTATGGTGAGGAACGGACCGACTGGGCGGTCCATGTCGCGCTCTGCGTCGATGGCAAGCCCGAGGTCGGTGCCGTCGCACTGCCGGGCCTCGATTGCGTCCTGCGCAGCGACGTATCAGGCAAACTGCCCCCGGCTGCCGAACACCCGCGAATGGTAGTCAGCCGCACACGTCCAGCCAAGGAAGCGCTCGCGGTCGCAGAGGCAATCGGAGGCCAGATCGTCGAGATGGGCTCGGCCGGGGCCAAGGCGATGGCGGTCGTCCGGGGTGAGGCCGAGATCTACCTCCACACCGGTGGCCAGTACGAATGGGACAGCGCTGCGCCGGTTGCCGTCGCCCTCGCCCACGGTCTCCACGCCAGCCGCGTCGATGGCAGCCCGCTGGTCTACAACCAGGCCGACACCTACATGCCGGACCTGCTCATCTGCCGTCCGGAATGGGCCGAGCGAGTCCTTGCCGAGGTGGCCAAACTGGACGCTTGA
- a CDS encoding acyl-CoA dehydrogenase family protein: MATQLEAETRSDNDAFREEVRQFIADNFPAELKGKANALAGVDGPTDENAAQKAWREAMGAKGWGTPTWPKEYGGGGLDKKQARIIDEELARAGAYNPIGGMGVMMFGPTLLEYGNEAQKREHIPPICRGEIRWCQGYSEPNAGSDLANLQTFAEDKGDHYLVNGQKTWTSGGQWADKCFAIVRTDKSDKHHGISFMLIDMDSPGVEVRPIQMISGMSPFCETFFTDVKVPKENLVGEEGQGWTIGKRLLQHERTNISGGGRLAGMMGASLGDIAKKYCATDGDGELEDKVLRDKIADFEIRWNSFLLTARRAMEESKAAGGVSEISSVLKKIGTKMSQERSELLIDIRGLQGLGWEGDGFSTGELETVRAWLFGKATTIYGGSTEIQNNIIAKRVLGMLDHQ; the protein is encoded by the coding sequence ATGGCCACCCAGCTCGAAGCCGAAACCCGGAGCGACAATGATGCATTCCGCGAGGAAGTGCGCCAGTTCATCGCCGACAATTTCCCCGCCGAACTGAAGGGCAAGGCGAACGCGCTTGCCGGTGTCGACGGCCCCACCGACGAAAATGCCGCCCAGAAGGCGTGGCGCGAAGCGATGGGTGCCAAGGGCTGGGGCACGCCCACCTGGCCCAAGGAATATGGCGGTGGCGGCCTCGACAAGAAGCAGGCGCGTATCATCGACGAGGAGCTCGCGCGTGCGGGTGCCTACAACCCCATCGGCGGCATGGGCGTGATGATGTTCGGCCCGACCCTGCTCGAATACGGCAACGAGGCGCAGAAGCGCGAGCATATCCCGCCGATCTGTCGTGGCGAGATACGCTGGTGCCAAGGCTACTCTGAGCCCAATGCCGGGTCCGACCTCGCAAACCTGCAGACCTTCGCCGAGGACAAGGGCGATCACTATCTCGTCAACGGCCAGAAAACCTGGACCAGCGGCGGCCAGTGGGCGGACAAGTGCTTCGCGATCGTCCGCACCGACAAGAGCGACAAGCACCACGGCATCAGCTTCATGCTGATCGACATGGACTCGCCGGGCGTGGAAGTCCGTCCGATCCAGATGATCAGCGGCATGAGCCCGTTCTGCGAGACCTTCTTCACCGACGTGAAGGTGCCGAAGGAGAACCTCGTCGGCGAGGAAGGACAGGGCTGGACCATCGGCAAGCGCCTGCTCCAGCACGAACGAACGAATATCTCTGGCGGCGGCCGCCTTGCCGGAATGATGGGTGCGAGCCTTGGCGATATCGCCAAGAAGTATTGCGCCACCGACGGCGACGGCGAACTCGAGGACAAGGTGTTGCGCGACAAGATCGCCGACTTCGAAATCCGCTGGAACAGCTTCCTGCTCACCGCGCGCCGCGCGATGGAAGAAAGCAAGGCCGCCGGCGGCGTGTCCGAGATCAGCTCGGTGCTGAAGAAGATCGGCACCAAGATGAGCCAGGAACGCAGCGAACTGCTGATCGACATCCGCGGCCTTCAGGGCCTTGGATGGGAAGGCGATGGCTTCTCGACCGGCGAGCTCGAAACGGTCCGCGCCTGGCTCTTCGGCAAGGCAACGACGATCTACGGCGGCTCGACCGAAATCCAGAACAACATCATCGCCAAGCGCGTGCTCGGCATGCTCGACCACCAGTAA
- a CDS encoding acyl-CoA dehydrogenase family protein, whose amino-acid sequence MAVLNEEQEMLRDMAREWAVNESPVTEFRKVRASGAPEAFDRNAWSTMGQMGWTGVIIPEEHGGSDFGFMSAGLVIEELGKTLTASPLLMSTIAATAIVLGGSDEQKAKWLPKLASGEAIATLAVDEGASHDPAKIETSVSGGKISGTKAFVHEAHGADLFVVAAKDGLYLVEKGDGVSLTTRKLTDQRSHADVTFDGATADKLTGGGDSLLDDVLDRARILTAAEMLGMAQQVFDVTLDYLKQRVQFNQVLASFQALQHRMADLFADLAQMRSAVEAGLQAVDSGFGVARAATIAKAEANRVLHTMSNQGIQLHGGIGMTDEYDVGFYLKRARVLEASFGSTGWLKHRFAKLGGY is encoded by the coding sequence ATGGCAGTTCTCAACGAAGAACAGGAAATGCTGCGCGACATGGCGCGCGAATGGGCCGTCAACGAAAGCCCGGTTACCGAATTCCGCAAGGTCCGCGCCAGTGGCGCCCCGGAAGCCTTCGATCGCAACGCATGGTCGACGATGGGCCAGATGGGCTGGACCGGGGTGATCATCCCCGAAGAGCACGGCGGTTCGGACTTCGGCTTCATGTCGGCCGGCCTCGTGATCGAGGAACTCGGCAAGACGTTGACCGCCAGCCCGCTGCTGATGAGCACCATCGCGGCGACCGCAATCGTATTGGGCGGCAGTGACGAGCAGAAGGCCAAGTGGCTTCCGAAGCTGGCCAGCGGCGAGGCCATCGCAACGCTCGCTGTCGACGAGGGCGCTTCGCATGATCCAGCGAAGATCGAGACTTCGGTTTCGGGCGGCAAGATCAGCGGCACCAAGGCTTTCGTGCATGAAGCCCACGGCGCCGACCTCTTCGTGGTCGCGGCGAAGGACGGGCTCTACCTTGTCGAAAAGGGCGATGGCGTTTCGCTGACCACGCGCAAGCTGACCGACCAGCGCAGCCACGCCGACGTGACCTTCGACGGTGCGACGGCCGACAAGCTCACTGGAGGTGGCGACAGCCTGCTCGACGACGTCCTTGATCGCGCTCGCATACTCACTGCAGCGGAAATGCTCGGCATGGCACAGCAGGTTTTCGACGTGACGCTCGACTACCTGAAGCAGCGCGTCCAGTTCAACCAGGTGCTCGCCAGCTTCCAGGCGCTGCAGCACCGCATGGCCGACCTCTTCGCCGACCTTGCGCAGATGCGCAGCGCGGTCGAGGCAGGGCTGCAGGCAGTCGACAGCGGCTTCGGCGTGGCACGCGCGGCGACCATCGCCAAGGCCGAGGCCAACCGGGTCCTGCACACCATGAGCAACCAGGGCATCCAGCTGCACGGCGGCATCGGCATGACCGACGAATACGACGTCGGCTTCTATCTGAAGCGCGCTCGCGTGCTCGAGGCGAGCTTCGGATCGACCGGCTGGCTCAAGCACCGCTTCGCGAAACTGGGCGGCTATTGA
- a CDS encoding MFS transporter, translating to MSDALAPAGEELEALPGGDAAWERHHRYVEKHLRRNYSATLTHGVFGMTGFRLIYAPTIIPAYLYLLTGSPAAVGLGTALLQLGGTISPILSGARVESRSRILPYAIGVGSLMRVMILVLAIAAWTLQGTALLAVTLLSFLLLGFFSGAQRVAFQMLMAKVIPIARRGRLQGIRNMIGGLIAAGLAWLAGHYFIEQRWLGNGYATTFLLAFLLTSVGLVALKFGIREPDAPRLRPVMPLRERLGQFGELLTHKGFRGFLVAHALAAIARVGLPFWTLYVGDRLGLSGALIGSLSLAFLAADTLSNLAWGALGDRYGFRIVYVGALIASITGMMLLVLGDGWILHGAFVMLGFGFSGWMMAAITLVLEFGEHEDVPMRLALLTTVEGGVSSIGPVLAGLAIAAMGYAPLIVAASASLIASLAIMLLRVKEPRELA from the coding sequence TTGAGCGACGCGCTCGCCCCCGCGGGCGAGGAACTTGAGGCGCTCCCCGGTGGCGATGCCGCCTGGGAGCGCCATCATCGTTACGTGGAGAAGCACCTCAGGCGGAACTATTCCGCCACGCTGACGCATGGCGTCTTCGGCATGACGGGCTTCCGCCTGATCTACGCTCCCACGATCATACCTGCCTATCTCTATCTTTTGACCGGAAGCCCCGCAGCGGTTGGGCTGGGAACTGCCCTGCTCCAACTTGGCGGAACGATTTCGCCGATCCTGTCGGGCGCGCGGGTGGAGAGCCGCAGCCGCATCCTGCCCTATGCCATCGGGGTGGGTTCGCTCATGCGCGTGATGATCCTCGTGCTGGCGATTGCCGCCTGGACGCTCCAGGGCACGGCGCTGCTGGCCGTCACCCTGCTTTCATTCCTGTTGCTCGGCTTCTTCTCGGGCGCACAGCGCGTGGCCTTCCAGATGCTCATGGCGAAGGTTATCCCGATCGCACGGCGCGGCCGCCTGCAGGGAATCCGCAACATGATCGGCGGGCTGATCGCCGCAGGTCTCGCCTGGCTTGCCGGACACTATTTCATCGAGCAGCGCTGGCTCGGCAACGGATACGCGACCACCTTCCTGCTCGCCTTCCTGCTGACTTCGGTCGGGCTGGTCGCGTTGAAGTTCGGCATTCGCGAACCCGATGCTCCTCGCCTGCGCCCGGTAATGCCCTTGCGCGAAAGGCTGGGCCAGTTCGGGGAACTTCTCACACACAAGGGCTTTCGCGGCTTCCTCGTCGCACATGCCCTCGCCGCCATCGCGCGGGTCGGACTGCCGTTCTGGACGCTCTATGTCGGCGACCGCCTCGGCCTCAGCGGTGCGCTGATCGGATCGCTTTCGCTGGCTTTCCTGGCTGCGGACACCCTCTCGAACCTTGCCTGGGGCGCGCTGGGCGACCGCTATGGCTTCCGCATCGTCTACGTAGGAGCGTTGATTGCAAGTATTACCGGCATGATGCTGCTGGTGCTGGGCGACGGCTGGATCCTCCATGGGGCATTTGTCATGCTCGGCTTCGGTTTCTCCGGCTGGATGATGGCGGCGATAACCCTAGTGCTCGAGTTCGGTGAGCACGAAGACGTGCCGATGCGCCTCGCCCTGCTCACCACGGTCGAAGGGGGCGTTTCGTCAATCGGGCCGGTCCTTGCCGGCCTCGCGATCGCGGCGATGGGCTATGCCCCGCTGATCGTGGCCGCCTCGGCATCGCTCATCGCGTCACTGGCAATCATGCTGCTGCGAGTGAAGGAGCCGCGCGAGCTAGCGTGA
- a CDS encoding TetR/AcrR family transcriptional regulator, with translation MSKPAATRKFGEKREAIIHAAAVQINEVGVQATTLAEVAKAIGLNATSVTYYFPRKEGLVVAVYEQTLSLMEQMANDALAQADPSSRLKHFIASHVALRKRIRAGERGLTTALSEIRTLDADVQEPLMAHYLRVVDIVRRFFGAWRDSDERALFSARAHILLEAVMWWPIWSLRYSVLDFARIEARLFDVLANGLPAERGRFEPQRLIGNWRTHDDADAGQNEAFLRAATVMINKLGYRGASVNRIAESLNVTKGSFYHHHDAKDDLVLACFQKSYDRMSAVQIGGLGIGTDYWTRLSSVLAELVDLQFFDPTPLLRTTALQALDADHKVDVVTRSNRLARRFAGMLIDGIADGSVRPIDPLVAGQVIMSTVNSAYEARHWAERFGEPEVAIRTYLSALSEGMLAPSR, from the coding sequence ATGAGCAAACCCGCAGCAACCCGCAAGTTCGGTGAAAAACGCGAGGCGATAATTCATGCGGCCGCGGTGCAGATCAACGAAGTGGGGGTGCAAGCAACCACACTTGCGGAAGTTGCCAAGGCCATCGGTCTGAATGCCACCAGCGTCACCTATTACTTCCCGCGCAAGGAAGGATTGGTCGTTGCTGTTTACGAACAGACGCTTTCATTAATGGAGCAGATGGCGAACGACGCGCTGGCGCAAGCGGACCCGTCATCGCGCCTAAAGCATTTCATCGCCTCGCACGTCGCCTTGCGAAAGCGCATTCGGGCGGGCGAGAGGGGCCTAACGACCGCGCTGTCGGAAATCCGCACGCTCGATGCAGATGTGCAGGAACCGCTGATGGCGCATTACCTGCGCGTGGTGGACATCGTCCGCCGTTTTTTCGGCGCATGGCGCGACAGCGACGAGCGCGCCCTTTTCTCTGCACGCGCGCACATACTGCTGGAAGCCGTAATGTGGTGGCCGATCTGGTCGCTGCGCTACTCGGTCCTCGATTTTGCGAGGATTGAGGCGCGCCTCTTCGACGTGCTTGCAAACGGCCTTCCTGCCGAAAGAGGCAGGTTCGAACCGCAGCGACTGATCGGGAACTGGCGCACGCACGACGATGCCGATGCCGGCCAGAACGAAGCCTTCCTGCGGGCAGCGACCGTGATGATCAACAAGCTCGGCTATCGCGGCGCGTCGGTCAATCGCATCGCCGAAAGCCTTAACGTGACGAAAGGCAGCTTTTACCACCATCACGATGCCAAGGATGATCTGGTCCTCGCCTGCTTCCAGAAGAGCTACGATCGCATGTCCGCCGTCCAGATCGGGGGTCTGGGTATCGGAACCGATTACTGGACCAGACTTTCGAGCGTGCTGGCCGAGCTGGTCGACCTGCAGTTCTTCGACCCTACACCGTTGTTACGGACAACCGCGCTGCAGGCGCTCGACGCAGATCACAAAGTAGATGTGGTGACCCGCTCGAACCGGCTGGCACGCCGCTTTGCCGGTATGCTCATCGACGGCATCGCCGACGGTTCGGTCAGGCCAATCGATCCATTGGTGGCAGGTCAGGTGATCATGTCGACGGTGAACTCGGCGTACGAGGCGCGGCACTGGGCAGAACGTTTCGGTGAACCCGAAGTCGCGATCAGGACATACTTGTCGGCTTTGTCGGAAGGGATGCTCGCGCCTTCACGCTAG